The following is a genomic window from Chanos chanos chromosome 1, fChaCha1.1, whole genome shotgun sequence.
TAAAGTATAAAAGTTAAAATACAGCCCTTTTAGGGCTTGATGAGATCTTGGATATAGAGGTGAATGTTCAAAGTTCTCTCTGCTAATCAGGAATACAttcaaaatatcacatttacaAAGCATTACAACAGCTAAAATGTTCAAAAGAAACTCAAACACCAACTGAGTCTACTACTTTGATTACAGAACACCATTACATGTTTAAATACATGTTCCACATCTATGCAGATTCTAAACATTGCAGTCTTTGAATGtttataacattttaaacagtgtaGTCTCCCACTATTCCTTTGTTTGTGATTTAGTATATTATGTATGTTCGATTTAGAATTTATAAACtgttattatttattcttaATTTATGCCCATCCATTGGTGAAAATAATAGATAAAGTGTGTGCATTTACAAACAAACCTGTGGTGAGGAGGAGAAATGTGTTGATGATGAGAAATGTGATGGAATAAACTGTTACTGATAAAAAACACTTTACTGTGTGTTATCTACATTTACTTTAGAGTGCATTTACATGTTCATAAGTCATTAGTCTGTCTTacataaaaaaagcaaataaacatgGAAACggataaaagacaaaaatagtttattttttgtcatgaaggaatgaaaatatacatttggTGTTAAGTCTTTGATCCTTTAACTTGTTATACAAGGCTGCATTTATGCAGATAAAGTGCTTTCTGCACCACTCTCGAATATAATAGTTACACAAAGAGAGCGCAACACAGCAATCAGGTATTCTAAAATTAATTCTCACTCTCATCTTAGAAAAGTCTGCGGATGTCACCTCTAAACTTCAGTTAAAACGGCAGACACTgatctgtcacaaacacaattacatcTCATGTGAACACTAGTTATGTCAGTTAATAATAACTGGAGAAATCTCCACGGCTAGCAGAGTTCCTGTGATGCATCTTTGCTTTTAAATGTACAGTGTCATTAACAAATAATGTGTACCCGTTAGTTAAAGGTTAACTGGTTAATGGTTAACTATTAACTGGAAGTGGAATCAAAACCAGACATTACTTTTCTGTGTAACCACTAACTTTTTTATTAACTTGGCTTCCTAACAGAACTCAGAGCATAAATAGAGCAGTAGCACAAAAGTTGAATACAATTGTTTAGTGTACTAGACACAAGGAAAGGTACATGTCCCATTATGTTTATAACATAAAATGCAGTGTGTCAGGACCCtagttttaaatattaaaggAAACAGATGATGGCTGTgaaccttcaaaaaaaaaaccccaaacatttACACGTATCATACAAATTCTGAGGACATTTATTGACAATGCCATATGATACCATGGTCGCTTTCTCAAAATGTCAAGAaaaacaaggtaaaaaaaaagaaaaaagaaaaagcaaaacctGTCTGTATCTGTAATCTGCAACCAGCTGGACCCTGCACCCTGAAAACAACTCTGAAAATATACAGACCACTGTAAAATCTATTAAATTACACTTCCTTTaagcaaagataaaaaaaatgagagatttaTTCTAAACCCATCAGACACATCTCTGTTGTTACCTCATCCCTGCCATCCACCAGCTCTGAGCTTGATGTTTGATCACAGCCTGTTTCTCCTGAGGACTGAAGTGTAGAATTGTGAGAATGGCTGTTAAGGTCTGCTGACGCCCCCTAGAGTCCTGTAGAGTCAGGAATTTGTAGATTATGTTTTTCAGATATTCTAGATTGGCTCCATCTCGACCCTGATCCCGAATGTGCTTGTCCAGCTGGGCTCGGAGCTCAGCCACTTCCTCATCATGTCTTTCTCCATTAGCAATCAGCTTCCCTTGCAGTTGATGCACGTCCTCCTCTAACCGATGCTTCTGCTTGCGCAAGGCACCAATCTCCACCTCTTTACGCGCGAGCTGTTCAGCATACAGAAGCAATGTTGGTTCATTAGGCCCTGCCAACTTCAGAGCCTGCGCGATAATGTCACACTCTTCCTGCGCAGACTCATCTCCGTCAAGATCTCCATCATTAACCAAAGAAGCACCTTTGTCTGTTGTCATGTCGGCTGTACCGTATCCCCTGTGACCTCCAAAGTTCATCAACGTGGCGGCACGGAGCCGCTCCAGTTCCAGGTCTTTCTCTGATAGCAGGGCCATGGTGCGGTCCCTCTGCTTATGCATCTCTTCCTCCAATCGCAGGAAATCGTCTCTGTGTTGGACTTCTAGCCTATCTAGTTCCTGTTTATGGGCTTGCTGCATTGCCAACACACCTTGCTGTCGTTCCTCCAGTTCATGTTTATACGTGGCCTCTGCCTCATCTGACTGGATGCGCAGGTTTATGTACTTCTCCTTTAGCTCAGCTAGCTGGTCTCGCGCCTCCTCCAGTTCCTTGGCCTGGTTTCCGTCCTTAGCATTCTTGTTCTTCAGAACCACCTGTGCCCGTACCTTGTAGCGTTCGAATTCTTCCTTCAGCTGTCGAAGTTCTTGCTGGTAATATAGCGCAGAGGCTTTCTCCCCATCTGAGACATCACTTCCttgttctgtctcttccccAACTAGCTTGTCTATCTCCAGAGATTGATCTTGGGACCTGTGTGCTGCTAGCTGCAaaagtttctttattttctccaaCCTGTCCTTAAGCATGTTCACATCAAGGTTTGCTTCATCAATGATGAGGTCCGATGGTGTGGCTCTTGCTGAAGCAGCGATAGCCAGGGTCTTGTTCTCTGTGTCAAGCTGCAGTATGCGTTCGCGCAGTCTCTGAGCATTCTGCTGGTCCTTCTGTCTGGCTTTCTCACAAGCACCTAGCAGCTCAGACaactcagacactctctcttccAGACTGGCCACACGGCCCTCCTCCAGCTGAGCCTGCTCTCGGAGGCGTTCGTCGGCCTGAGCTGcctgcaaagacacatttaaaaacatgaaacaccAGAGGAGGACATGTAAGTGATGCATTAAATTACTGGTTCCCTTATGCTTTTACATACTAATAACCAATAGTTATGGACACATTCTAAACTATTTCTACACCTTTACTTCCTGGGTTAAAGGGTAAACAAAGCACCAGGACAACACATATCCAACTATGAGGTACTGCTTTTATTAAACCTGATAAACAAAGGTAGGCAAAACTTCTGAATACTAGATTCCTTATATTTCTGTAATAAACTATCATTTTAACTAATTAAAGGCAACACAATGACACATTAAATAAGCTAGTGTTTATAAAACCATACCTTTCGGATCTCCTGCTGGAGCTGCTGCTGAAAGTGAGCTTTGAGTTCTGCCATCTCTTGTTGTAATTCTGCCACACGTGGGTCGGGCTTGCTCTTCTCAGCTTCCGCGGCCAGCAAGctcttcttcagctcctcccGTTCCTGCATCAGTTCTTTCAAACGCGCCTCGTAATCCAGACCTCTGTCTGCAGCCTGCATTGTTTCTGCAAGGGCCTCCCTGGCATCCTCCAGCTTGAGCTCAGCATCTTGCCTATGGCTCCTCTCCTCTTGCAGAAGCTTCTGAAGCTCCTTGAGCATGAGGGCGTGGTCTCCCTGCTCCTGTTCCCGTTCATGTTGCTGTGTGATGACACGGGCCTTGCACTCAGCAAGCTGCTCTTGCAAAGTCTGGAGCTCTGATTCATGTTTCCTTTTCATCTCTTCCGATGCTGTCTGCATCTCTTCCAGCTCCTGCTTCATCTTACGTTTGTCTGCCTGGAAGGAAGCCTCCATCCGAGACTTTTCTTGAGTGACTGTAGCCAATGAGCTGGTCAAGGTGGACAGCTGAGTCTTCAGCTGGATTACCCGACGATCTGCCTCTGCAGATGTGGCCGTGGTGGATGGCTGTGGTGGATGTTGCTGGTCCACACCTACACTGCTGCTGGAACTGATGCCACTCCCACATGCCTCTTCAGACAGCTGGGATAAAGAGGACGTTGCAGGTCCAGCATCTCCAGTATAATTCTGATCCTCTTCCCCAGGGTCACCCTTGGTGCTACTGCTAGTCACACTGGTTA
Proteins encoded in this region:
- the gcc1 gene encoding GRIP and coiled-coil domain-containing protein 1 translates to MEKFGMSFGGGPSKKELLDTIETQKKQLIQYKTRLKDVVRAYKSLQSEKEALEASLKVLTVSQEVDLNQQENNPSCVGAAAVLDRPSNTDLVDDHCSLHSEDSLDTAASADTVTSVTSSSTKGDPGEEDQNYTGDAGPATSSLSQLSEEACGSGISSSSSVGVDQQHPPQPSTTATSAEADRRVIQLKTQLSTLTSSLATVTQEKSRMEASFQADKRKMKQELEEMQTASEEMKRKHESELQTLQEQLAECKARVITQQHEREQEQGDHALMLKELQKLLQEERSHRQDAELKLEDAREALAETMQAADRGLDYEARLKELMQEREELKKSLLAAEAEKSKPDPRVAELQQEMAELKAHFQQQLQQEIRKAAQADERLREQAQLEEGRVASLEERVSELSELLGACEKARQKDQQNAQRLRERILQLDTENKTLAIAASARATPSDLIIDEANLDVNMLKDRLEKIKKLLQLAAHRSQDQSLEIDKLVGEETEQGSDVSDGEKASALYYQQELRQLKEEFERYKVRAQVVLKNKNAKDGNQAKELEEARDQLAELKEKYINLRIQSDEAEATYKHELEERQQGVLAMQQAHKQELDRLEVQHRDDFLRLEEEMHKQRDRTMALLSEKDLELERLRAATLMNFGGHRGYGTADMTTDKGASLVNDGDLDGDESAQEECDIIAQALKLAGPNEPTLLLYAEQLARKEVEIGALRKQKHRLEEDVHQLQGKLIANGERHDEEVAELRAQLDKHIRDQGRDGANLEYLKNIIYKFLTLQDSRGRQQTLTAILTILHFSPQEKQAVIKHQAQSWWMAGMR